The Cucurbita pepo subsp. pepo cultivar mu-cu-16 chromosome LG08, ASM280686v2, whole genome shotgun sequence genome contains a region encoding:
- the LOC111799849 gene encoding homogentisate solanesyltransferase, chloroplastic-like isoform X2 yields MFRLDRGDLLPSSGCCQARTRVGAAGSDPLSNNISAFRDACWRFLRPHTIRGTALGSLSLVTRALIENSHLIKWSLLFKAFSGLFALICGNGYIVGINQIYDIGIDKVNKPYLPIAAGDLSVKSAWILVIFFAVAGLLIVGLNFGLFITSLYSLGLFLGTIYSVPPFRMKRFPVAAFLTIATVRGFLLNFGVYYATRAALGLTFEWSSPVAFITTFVTLFALVIAITKDLPDVEGDRKFQISTLATTLGVRNISFLGSGLLLLNYVAAIAAAIYMPQAFNRNIMIPVHAILASSLIFQSWLLERANYSKEAISTFYRFIWNLFYAEYIIFPLI; encoded by the exons ATGTTTCGACTAGATCGTGGAGACTTGCTTCCATCCAG TGGGTGCTGCCAGGCCCGCACTCGAGTTGGAGCTGCAGGATCTGATCCCCTATCAAACAATATTTCAGCATTTAGAGATGCTTGCTGGAGGTTTTTAAGGCCTCATACAATACGTGGAACAGCTTTAGGATCTCT TTCGTTGGTGACTAGGGCATTGATTGAGAATTCACACCTGATAAAGTGGTCCTTGCTGTTTAAGGCTTTCTCTGGTCTTTTTGCCTTAATATGTGGAAATGGTTATATAGTTGGTATCAATCAGATCTATGATATTGGAATTGACAA AGTGAACAAACCGTATTTACCAATAGCCGCAGGAGATCTTTCAGTCAAATCTGCATGGATCTTGGTGATATTTTTTGCAGTGGCTGGTCTGTTAATTGTTGGATTGAACTTTGGACTATTTATTACTTCTCTCTACAGTCTCGGTCTTTTCCTCGGGACTATCTACTCTGTTCCTCCATTTAGAATGAAGAGATTTCCTGTAGCAGCATTTCTTACAATTGCTACG GTACGAggttttcttcttaattttggTGTCTATTATGCCACTAGAGCTGCTCTTGGACTTACCTTTGAGTGGAG CTCACCTGTGGCTTTCATTACCACATTTGTGACCCTGTTTGCTTTAGTGATTGCCATAACGAAAGATCTTCCAGATGTGGAGGGAGATCGCAA GTTTCAGATATCAACCTTAGCAACAACGCTTGGTGTgagaaatatttcatttcttggTTCTGGACTTCTGCTGTTAAATTATGTTGCTGCTATAGCGGCTGCAATTTACATGCCTCAG GCTTTTAACCGTAACATAATGATCCCTGTTCATGCAATCTTGGCATCGTCCCTCATTTTCCAG TCATGGTTGTTGGAGAGAGCAAATTATTCAAAG GAAGCAATCTCAACATTTTATCGGTTTATATGGAATCTCTTCTATGCTGAGTATATCATATTTCCTTTGATCTAG
- the LOC111799849 gene encoding homogentisate solanesyltransferase, chloroplastic-like isoform X1, protein MEYSMIQSVSLRTPAVNSALKSSLPHRKLLVRHAVTLPSLLLPNFALQLQPRWMYRCRGNVSTRSWRLASIQARTRVGAAGSDPLSNNISAFRDACWRFLRPHTIRGTALGSLSLVTRALIENSHLIKWSLLFKAFSGLFALICGNGYIVGINQIYDIGIDKVNKPYLPIAAGDLSVKSAWILVIFFAVAGLLIVGLNFGLFITSLYSLGLFLGTIYSVPPFRMKRFPVAAFLTIATVRGFLLNFGVYYATRAALGLTFEWSSPVAFITTFVTLFALVIAITKDLPDVEGDRKFQISTLATTLGVRNISFLGSGLLLLNYVAAIAAAIYMPQAFNRNIMIPVHAILASSLIFQSWLLERANYSKEAISTFYRFIWNLFYAEYIIFPLI, encoded by the exons ATGGAGTATTCAATGATTCAATCCGTTTCTCTTCGAACTCCGGCTGTGAATTCCGCTCTCAAGTCTTCTCTGCCTCACAGAAAGCTTCTTGTTAGGCATGCAGTAACTTTACCTTCACTCTTGCTCCCGAATTTCGCCTTGCAACTGCAGCCAAGATGGATGTACCGTTGTAGGGGAAATGTTTCGACTAGATCGTGGAGACTTGCTTCCATCCAG GCCCGCACTCGAGTTGGAGCTGCAGGATCTGATCCCCTATCAAACAATATTTCAGCATTTAGAGATGCTTGCTGGAGGTTTTTAAGGCCTCATACAATACGTGGAACAGCTTTAGGATCTCT TTCGTTGGTGACTAGGGCATTGATTGAGAATTCACACCTGATAAAGTGGTCCTTGCTGTTTAAGGCTTTCTCTGGTCTTTTTGCCTTAATATGTGGAAATGGTTATATAGTTGGTATCAATCAGATCTATGATATTGGAATTGACAA AGTGAACAAACCGTATTTACCAATAGCCGCAGGAGATCTTTCAGTCAAATCTGCATGGATCTTGGTGATATTTTTTGCAGTGGCTGGTCTGTTAATTGTTGGATTGAACTTTGGACTATTTATTACTTCTCTCTACAGTCTCGGTCTTTTCCTCGGGACTATCTACTCTGTTCCTCCATTTAGAATGAAGAGATTTCCTGTAGCAGCATTTCTTACAATTGCTACG GTACGAggttttcttcttaattttggTGTCTATTATGCCACTAGAGCTGCTCTTGGACTTACCTTTGAGTGGAG CTCACCTGTGGCTTTCATTACCACATTTGTGACCCTGTTTGCTTTAGTGATTGCCATAACGAAAGATCTTCCAGATGTGGAGGGAGATCGCAA GTTTCAGATATCAACCTTAGCAACAACGCTTGGTGTgagaaatatttcatttcttggTTCTGGACTTCTGCTGTTAAATTATGTTGCTGCTATAGCGGCTGCAATTTACATGCCTCAG GCTTTTAACCGTAACATAATGATCCCTGTTCATGCAATCTTGGCATCGTCCCTCATTTTCCAG TCATGGTTGTTGGAGAGAGCAAATTATTCAAAG GAAGCAATCTCAACATTTTATCGGTTTATATGGAATCTCTTCTATGCTGAGTATATCATATTTCCTTTGATCTAG